One segment of Paraburkholderia caribensis DNA contains the following:
- a CDS encoding nuclear transport factor 2 family protein yields MKLYMLFIAPVLAAFALATPTFAAENDEAVIRQMEEAWVQASMHHDRDTLKLLLDDSYREITPSGMARSKSDVLNASPAPSGSTQTLQYMKVSVDGDQAVVTGENRFMAPDGQQAVFAFKDDFARRDGQWRVIGSWMSRK; encoded by the coding sequence ATGAAACTGTATATGCTGTTTATCGCTCCCGTTTTGGCCGCTTTTGCACTCGCGACGCCGACCTTCGCCGCCGAGAACGACGAAGCCGTGATTCGCCAGATGGAAGAAGCCTGGGTCCAGGCGAGCATGCATCACGACCGCGACACGCTGAAACTGCTGCTCGACGACTCGTATCGCGAAATCACGCCGTCCGGTATGGCGCGCTCGAAGAGCGACGTGCTGAATGCATCGCCGGCACCGTCCGGTTCGACGCAAACGCTGCAGTACATGAAAGTTAGCGTCGACGGCGATCAGGCCGTGGTGACGGGCGAGAACCGCTTCATGGCGCCGGACGGCCAGCAAGCCGTGTTCGCCTTCAAGGATGATTTCGCGCGCCGCGACGGCCAGTGGCGCGTCATCGGCTCGTGGATGAGCCGCAAGTAG
- the hpnD gene encoding presqualene diphosphate synthase HpnD — protein sequence MAVSNLVVDDTQTDAAAASSGSSFYLAMRILPPAQRDAMYQVYAFCRAVDDIADSDLPRAERDAGLERWRADIDACYAGSPRASLLELTRHIHTFHLQREDFHAMIDGMAMDAAADICAPDEATLDLYCDRVASAAGRLSVRIFGMQEQPGIELSHHLGRALQLTNILRDIDEDAEINRCYLPYELLAREGIAATNPLTIADDPSLPRVCATLAERAKQHFAAADAIMDAQPRAQVKAPRIMSGVYRLLLERTLERGFDIPRTKVSKPKLRMLAIVARYAFF from the coding sequence TTGGCCGTTTCCAATCTCGTCGTGGACGACACACAAACTGACGCAGCTGCTGCAAGCTCGGGCAGCTCGTTTTATCTCGCGATGCGCATCTTGCCGCCTGCGCAGCGCGACGCGATGTACCAGGTCTACGCGTTCTGCCGCGCCGTCGACGATATCGCCGACAGCGACCTGCCGCGCGCCGAGCGCGACGCGGGCCTCGAACGCTGGCGGGCGGACATCGACGCGTGCTACGCCGGTTCGCCGCGCGCGTCGCTGCTCGAGTTGACGCGGCACATCCACACGTTTCATCTGCAGCGGGAAGACTTCCACGCGATGATCGACGGCATGGCCATGGACGCCGCCGCCGACATCTGCGCGCCCGACGAAGCCACGCTCGACCTGTACTGCGACCGTGTCGCGAGCGCAGCCGGCCGGCTATCGGTGAGGATATTCGGGATGCAGGAGCAGCCGGGCATCGAGTTGTCGCACCATCTGGGCCGCGCGCTGCAACTGACGAACATCCTGCGCGACATCGACGAGGACGCGGAGATCAACCGCTGCTATCTGCCGTACGAGCTGCTGGCGCGCGAAGGCATCGCGGCGACGAATCCGCTCACGATCGCCGACGATCCCTCGCTGCCGCGCGTCTGCGCGACGCTTGCGGAGCGCGCGAAGCAGCACTTCGCCGCCGCCGACGCGATCATGGACGCGCAGCCGCGCGCGCAGGTCAAGGCGCCACGCATCATGTCGGGCGTGTATCGACTGCTGCTCGAACGCACGCTGGAACGCGGCTTCGACATTCCGCGCACGAAAGTCAGCAAGCCGAAATTGCGCATGCTGGCGATCGTGGCGCGCTACGCTTTCTTTTGA